TCCTCTTTCTCGGCTGGTTCCAAGTTTGCAGTCTTGAGGTACATGTTTCAAATTCCCGTGTGCACTTAAGTCTCACAAATTCTTCAAGAGCATAACAAAGAGCGGCTATGTGTTTACAAGAGCCACATGGACCCTTACCAGCTGGGCAAGCACAGCTAGCAAACGTGATTTTACCTTCCTGTTCACCGTTATTACACAGTGAGAGTTTTATGTTATActtcaagtttttcttcatttcaggtAAGCAATCACATCAGAAGTGTACCTTGTCATCGTCGGCGTCGTCCCGTGCGATTTCCAGTTTTTGGATATGACCATgtcaaaagaaaacgaaagctTTGCTGCTGACATTCTTGAAATCTTTGTTGGATTCATTGTCTTTagcttttctttcaataaagtaAGACATGATATTCTGAATATTAAATGAAGGGACATCGTCCTTCGTGTCAACCAGCAAAACCCATTGTGCAGATCCAGGGAAATCACAATTGTCGGTCGCCATTTGCTCCAGTGGTTTACTTGCCGCCAAGTGTTGCCACTTCTCCGTAAAATTATTCTCCCAACCATTTTTTATATAACTGATGACCCTGCGGCAGGTAAAACAAATTGATATAGAACTTATGCTTCGATATTCCCTTCAAGCAATGGCAATAATTATAAGGgacaaaaaatattgtaatctgTGTACCTTTGAGATAACTCAGCCTTCGTTGCTTCAGACCGTGCACTACCATCTTTAGCCGTCCCTTTGCGGAATGACAACCATTCTTTGAGTCTTTCTTTAGTAATATGCGGTGGGCAATTACCACTTATCAACTGCACTTTCTCCTCAGCGGAAAAAAAAGGCCACTTGTGGAAGATTTGTGGAACACTCCATAAGTTTTCCTCACTTTCTCACACAAATCTGATCGATGTAGACCCGATAGCCTCGCTTTGATGTTTACTCACAAGAATACCGCTGGATTGTTTGGGTGGCGTGCTCAACTCTGATAAGAGCTATTCTGCCAATAGCACGTTCCACTTGAACGTGCGCTGATGTAATACTCATCGTCTCCTTAGTTTCTGCCGCAGTCATTTGTTCTTGTCCAGCTAAGAATGGTGGCATGTTGACTGTCATGCCATCAGGGACAATTTTAGAAATATCAAGGCCAATGTCCACCATGACATTGTCGAACAAATCCAAAGCCCTGCtttcctttgtaatttgtttATCAGAGACTTGTCCACCCCAGAGGTCTGACGGGAAACTCACTTGGCCATTTGGGGTTACTCTTACCAACAGCTTCCAAGTGTTGTGGTGCTCATATTCAGACCATGTCTCAGACTGTGCAAGCATTGCTGAAGCATGCTGACCAAAAACTTTGGTACAGTCTGAAATAACTCTAGTTATTACATATTGAGCAAACTCTTGCGGCATATTCTTGTGAATCAGTTCTTGTGCTGGAAATGGGAAAAGGTCTTGTAGTTCCATATATAGAAGATTGATCCATGTTATGCATATCCTTGACACCAGGCTTCTGGTGATCCCAAATCTATAAAGGAGATCTTGTACAAATAAACCAGCCTGAAGTCATATAAGTACAAGTAACAATTCATCCATGCATGAAAGCTTTCTTGAAGGCccagtttttttctgttatgcTTCACTTGGTACAGCTGACTCTCTCGTAACAATGTAACACCTTTCCAGCACTGCATGTTGGTCAACTTTGGTTCAATAAAATTGTAGAAGCTTATGAGTGCTTTATGGTTTGGGAGTCCAGTAGAAAATAGACCTGCTGACTCatcatctttaattttgtcTATTGAAAACTGGCATGCTAATAAAATATTCTTCTCTTTCTCAACTTCAATTAGTTTTTCTCTAAAGTCAGCTGTTGTAGCTTGAGGACATCTGATTCCTCCCAGGCTGCTGAAGATGAAGCAGTGTTGACAGTTGACACAGGTGGTTGAACTTCTTGGACAAATAATTCCTCTTCATCTTCAAATGACTCTTCTTGAGTTGTAACAGTTGCTACTGGTACCTCTTGAGCAGGcagtttctgtgttttttttggtactgaGCTGAAATACTccttatattttaaaaaaaaatattatattactaTATATTTAAGATTCAGTTCACAGATATTGTGTAAGACCACAGTGCACatagaaatataaataataactttttactaaaagctaagttttaagctgtctcacgatgtagtcatgTGTGATGTAGATTGCaacatttcgactgcatactgctagtcttcttcaggcgatgaggttgACTGGTCATGTGAGAGCTTATAGGGCATGATGCTCTACTGTgatcagcattttttttttcaacagctctgattggtgcatttcgatccttgctgttcactcagtgatttgctcccttgGTGGTCCACTGTTGTATGGCTCtccttttgttgtgttttttgatcgtgggcatccacgcttctggaatgTCTATTCCACtctccctgttgatgttgttagggtgaagtcttatgtgaattgcctctttgaccctgtgTGTGTAGTAAGTAACAAGGGTCACAATCAATAAACTTTgcttcgttccagagtggcttgagtctggtgttgtgggcatgctctaaAATGGTGGAGGTCTCAGTTCGGGCGAGTTGAATGTCTCCATCGTGCTTCTTAGCTTTATTGTcattcaccacgatgaataaccacgACCTTTTCTACGAAATAACTTTTTACTAAGGAGGAAAAAGTCACAGTATAAACACCACAAGACTAAAACTCAGAAACCAAAGCATGCACTCTGACAAAAGGCTTTCTTACAGTCTCCAAGCAACAGCAAAACAACCATGCAAACattacaaacctttttttcaattcccAGCAACCTGCTAACATTTTTTTGGAAGTTTTTGTTCATGGTACAAGGATATGAATTATTTAGAACCCAACTTTCTAAATTCTATTGTCAACTCCAATAGTGTACACGTACAGTGTAAGAAAGGGCATTTTATCACCAGCTTCTGGAAATTTGTCTTCAATTTTGTCTTCAGGAAGTTCTTGTTTTGTAATTTATCTTTTGCTTGTATGTGTGTCTTTTGGTTCTGTCTTGCTTTCTGTACGATTACAGTTTCTCAAATTGTTGGTTCCACCGTTCTTGTCCAAAAAGATGTTTAATGAACATGACATATCTATCTCATAAGTTTCTCAGCAAACGAGTGCCTAAATCAAGGAACATCTGCAGTGACTGTAACAAAGAAGTACTACTGATCACATTAAGTCAGTCTAATTTTGACAGATGTAAATGATTGGTCTGTAAACAGTACACCACTTAGGCTTTTTTACTACGtattctttggaaaaatatGCTTTAAATTATATAGCTTACTTTAGAAAAGGCACTTTCTCACGATTTTCTTTCCTCAAATGTAAATTTCAACAAACTGAGCCACAACTCCATCACAtactttaaaaaaggaaaagaagactCTCAAGTAGGTTGCCATTTGTGTGTATTTCTAGTGTATGATCATGGACAATAAAAGAAAGGATCTTGCAATGTCATGGCAAAGTTCACTCCTAAACAACTAGTATGGAAGAACTGTCCACATCTTTTGCAGCCAAGCCAGTCTTCATTGTCATATATCTGACACACCTTGTAAACAAGAACGTCTCTTCCACTGCCAAAAGGTGAagtaaaagttcaaaataatgGGTTGATTCTCAATTTGTTATTTGGGATTAAACACAATACACAGTGGTGActgtaatgaaaagaaaggcaTATTTATTGTACCTCAAAATGTCATCATAACAGCTGCCAACAGGTTGGATAGAAGCTTCATTCTCTCAGTAGAAACATTGACCTTTGTGATCGGTCTGTTATCACACAAGTTCCTGGCAAACTAACGATAGATCTTGCAGTTATATTATACATATGTAAGATTGGTTgatgtaaaatgtaaatattctaattatgtttctttaaaaactgctATGGAATGACATCGTTTTATTTTATCTGTTTAATTTAAAGATATTGATGGTATTGGTTTCTGATGAGCTCACTTATCTAATGCTTTATAGTAGTCTAAAGATTACCTTTTAAACAAGTACTCCACGGTTGAATCTATGAGTTTGCTGAAAATGGGGTGGCTCAAGGCATGCCCACTCTTTACTTTTCCAGCCTGTTTTGATGTCAGCAGCCACACAACAAAAAGATTGGAACCATTGTTATTAGTGCTACTGGCTATAGCTACAAAAATGAGTTCTAAACATTGTCTTACTATTCATTCCTGGCAGTTGATGGAACCAGTTAAGTTAGGTTCAGTTAAGTTTATGTTACATGAAATCACTAAATCACTCGTATATAAAGctgaaaatcataaaaacaatgtGGCCAGTACAATGGCCATTCATAACTCTCACAACAATGAAACACAAGGTTGTGCTGGGAATACAGAAACTCACCTTGTGGTATTTATAAGTCTGTACAGGCTGGGATCGGAAGCTGCTATTATTTCATTTGGTTCTTTGTTTCCATAAATAGGATCAATGTAGACACGGGCAGATTCCTTTTTATGTAAAATCTTTGAACACTTTTGCTTCATGTCGTCAAACAAACTCTTGAGGCATgtgtaaaatgtttaatttatCTAAAGAatataattcaaatttttagagATGACcactttattataaaaaaaatgtacgGTATGAATAATATCCTCGACTTACCAGCAATGTCCAGTGATATTCATCGgaataagaattttttcaattccatgGAACTTCTCGCTCATCCACAATCTATGTGTACTTGCCCCATGTTTCACCACCTGACAAAGGGTACTGTCTGCAGCAAAGATTTTTTGGTCAGGTACTGTTATTTTCCATAGTGTAGCATCAATGATCTACAAAGAGAAGCACAACAAATATAACAATTGAAGATATataaaattaatctttcaaatagTTACTGGAAAACAGCACTGCTCACCGTATCAGTTAACCATCCATCCACAAACTAGGGATCTCctctttaattttctgtttcttttgcaGACAAAGTGCCGGGAGGAAGAGTGGATAGGAAGTCAGAAATAGTTACTTTGAATGGCCCTACTTCCAGTACTGAATTGCGTGTACCGGTGTTGACTTGTAAGATCTTAACTCTCCTCACCTCGTCACACAACTGTACTTCTGACTCTCCTAGCTGAGAAGGCCTGTATAGACACCTCAACTGTAGATCAAAAGAATAGTCTAAAAGGTTGATTCATCATTCCCTACTCAATGGATAGAATATTTGAAGGGTTATTATCACTGTTTTGTATTACTAAATTCGATAGAATTATACCTTGGTGAGATATGAGTAGAACACATCATTATCAATGTTGTTATCTGCATCATTACGCAGTTCAAGTGCACTATCGTCATCAAGACACTTACCGCATATTGAGTTAGCCTGCAAATAAAACATCGGCACATAGAAGATAAACAATTTACATGTTGATATAAACAGTTCTTTAATcattgtgaggaaaaaaaaaactatacatACCTCTTCTAATTCCACAGCATTGTCTTTGGAATTGCTGTCATCCTTTGTCAAGTCTACAACCATGGCCCTGTCTTTCCTTCTCTTGCCATGTCATCTACATTTGGAAAGTGGTCTATGTTTCACCTTGTGGTAGTCTACCTCTGTAACTTTGAGCTTCTTTTTTGCAGGACTCTGTTGAAGAGGGATGCCATTTTCAATAAAGGAACCTGGATGGAGATCCTCTGCAGAGATTCCACAGTCGTGATAGTGTTCTCAAGGATAGCTGAATCATCGACCACAAATGTTGCTGATCTCAATTCATCAACTCTTTCCTGAAGGGGCTTTCTGAGCTTTTGAGTTATGAAAGGttgcttgtttttgttgatttttggcTAGGAAGAAGGGCCACCGGATTGAGCAGGTGCATCATCTTTACCGAAAGATAAAGTGGGACTGTTGTTTCTGCACCGCATACTTGACTGTAATCGCCATTTCCCTTGTTCGTTGAACTCGTCTCCGAGGTTGGTTCTTCGTCTGGATCGGCTTGATCAAATTGCCTGGTGTCTGAAGTTATGAAGATGCTATTTTTGTAGGAATGTAGTAAGCTGTTAAAGCTCCACTTgtcaaaaacagcaaaaatgtGGTTACAGGGGAAATGCGTTTTATGCCAGCTTTCACTGGCTCCAAAAGCTTGACTGCAAACAGCTTTGTACAGTTTGCACTGCTTTGACAAGAAATTCACCCTTTTCTAAATTGACACATTTCATGTCATGTTCGGCAAACTCAGCGGCCCCAAAGTTGCTCCTGAGGCAGTGTTTGACAAAGTAAAGATAACTTCATTGTCCATATTCTGGCAGAGAAATTCAGCTACAACCTTATAATCCACATTGTTGTGGACACACACGAAAAACAAAGGTATCACATACTTATTCATTTTGTAGGTGGCATCCATTAGTAAAAGGTCACTGCCATATCTGAGGAGAAGCCTCCACTGCCATCCCTCTTGGTGTATGAACAAAAACTTTGTCTCATCACCACCCTTGACCTCATCCTTTGCCTTGAAATAGAACTTGGATGATGGGGAGTCATGCCTCTATTCCTCAATTTTGTGCTTTAGTGACTCTTGGTCATCACCACAGTGTTTGCTGGTGCTGATTGTTGGTGCAATATGACTTTGCAAGTCCTGGTGACTGGCGTAATATCTTCCATTCGACTTTTGGGATTTCTGATGACCTTCATGACttccaaacatttctttgtcgACGTACTGCTCTGAGCATTTCCATACCACATCTGGACTAgttatattttcactttctagcTCGCAGATCTTGCTTGTGATTTTCAGATGGATGGAGTGAGCTACTGTGGCAGCTTCGCCGACAGGATGTACTTTGTGTGCTGTACTAAGGGGAAGCCTGAAATAGAACCTTGTTGTTGTTCTCAGGTGCTTTCCTGTCTGCATGTCATCCTTTAATTGCTTGAGAATCCCAGTTTCTGCCTTCCACAGACCATTCTTTGACAAGCACTCTTCAGATTCTAAAGTATAATCAGTGTACAGCCATAGAGCTTGCACTTGCAGACTTGCTGGGCAGTTGAGTCTTCTTGTTCCTTGAACTTTAATGTAACCTCCGGAGTTGGTTGAGTAATTGTGTACTGCAGTATTTGGAGgtttctgtttctttccacCTCGAGAATCCTACATTTTCAAAAAGGAgcaaaaaataatgataaggtTTTGTTTTCTGAGACATTTACTTGCAGTGCAAAATACGTAATAAGTCCGGCATAAAGAAATGCACATTCAGCACTGCTGGGATATGATTGGTCAACTGATTAAGCTTTGGGAATACTAGAGTCCCTTCACTGAATTCCGCAACTGTCAATCAAATGTCCAGACGAACAGTTTTCAAAGTGTGATAAGTTAACACTAAAGATTAAAGAGCAGACCACTCTCTTCATTTAAAGTCACATGGcaagcaaatttttttgttgacatttttatttGGTTCCATAAACCATCATAATAGAAGTATTTTAGAGAAGGACGTTAAAAGTTTTAGTTACACGGGCTTAACACTTATTCCTCATGCTTTATCTGTTACCCATTACCGAgaaaaatcttgaaataaatcagCACAATGTGGAAAAGAGCCCATGGAtgtgaattgttttaaaaacagacaTGAAGAGCAAGTTCACTAAGCATTTTTCCGTGTATTACCAGTTGTCTACTTGGCCTCGTAAAAGAAAAAGCCTCTTTCATTTTGCGTCTTTTTTCTGTGATTTCCCAGTGTCCCAGGGGGAACATCTCTTGTTTATTGAATATAATTATTCAATTTTCGATCTGttaaaatagaataaaacaTATAAAAGGATCTTTAACTCTTAAACCCATTCAGTTGCTTAAACCtaccttcaaaacaaaaaaccccTGGGAAATTCAAATTAATGGAGACAGTAAACAGAGAATTAGAGAcagaaaacaagcaaaaatttattcagttaCACAGTTGGACCTTGGGATATTCTGTGACCCTATGGGAGTAACAGCAACTTTTTTAGAAAGAATGAAACTTCTAACAAATGTGGATCAGAAAAGTTTTGACAACAATaaactcaaaacaaacatttaccaGCTCTTTCTGGCTTTTGCAGAATTTCTTGCACAGTCAACTGCTccaacaaaaagcaaactgcCAGGATTACCAATTGGTCCCTGTTAAATGTGGACAGATAGCATTATTTGAGTTCCTTTGCTTATATACGAAGGCAGCTCAGTcttgaactgaaaaattcaacTTACAAAATTTTGCTCTAACTACTTACCATCTTGCTAGGTGGTCATCCAGTAGTTTTGTCTGAGAAAGCCCTGGCATTGCCTGGCTATAGGTAAAACACACAGAATTTTCGCATAACATTTTACGTCCTTTAACAGGTACCTGTAGAATTAAAGATTAAACGAGGCTTACCTGTAAGGTGAAGTTTGCTTGGAATTCTATGAGTCATTTGTCAGGAGCGAAGGAGTCACGTGAGATAGGGCACGCCAAACTAGAgcattcagtttttaaaacagctTGTGAATTGCCACACCCTAATCCTAATAAATAGGGTGGGTTGAAGAATTACAGATCAACATAGTTTATGCAGGGCAGGCATGTGACTCCTTTGCTCCTGACCAATGACTCATAGAATTCCAATCAAACTTCACCTTACAGGTAAGCCTCGTTTAATCTCTAATTCTACTTCGTCATTGGTCTAAGTTGCTCAAAGTCATGCGAGACTTTAAAGCAGTGTGGCAATGAACTGCCATGCCCTAATAGCCAGGCCACATCACTAATAAGGGGTGTGGTGGCCTCCAAATTATCCAGAGAGGCAGTTTTTAATTTCAGGGCCCTTTCAGGAGTCAGTTGGACTGTCATATTGGCTGAGTTAAAGATAAATCCCAAGAAAGTAATTTCTTGTGTAGGAATCAAGATAGACTTTGTAGGGTGTATCACAAATCCAAGCCTATCCAATAAGGTAATGGTCTCTGCAATGTTATTGACACAGGAGTTATAGTCTTCAGATTTAAGCCAGGTATCATCTATATATACAACAGGGATGTGCCCAAGTTTTCTGAGGCTGGAGAAAACTGGCTTTAACAATTTTGTGAATTGTCTAGGGCGTGGTGCTAGTCCATTGGGGAAACAAACATACTTGTACAACTGGCCTCTCCAGCTGAATTTTAGGTGCTTTTGGAAATCAGAATGTATTGGTACTGAATAATAGGCATCTTTAAGATcaattgaaaggctcagagcaagaacgatcccttgatttttcggcaATTTTTGAAAGagttcagaagtagttgaattttggcatgtggactTAGTTTTACTCAATATAcgcatttttgtttttttttttcgctggtttgcgcttcgttttcgagaaataacgtATGCAAAAAACCTTAAATTTCGTAGCGGCTTTCATAGAATGTAAAAAGTAACAATGCCAGTACAATGCagctgaaaaaaagttttatcattGTGATAAAACCAGGAACTCAAGATAGGAACTTGAAAAAGTCAGCCTGATTTTTTCAAGTTCTGCCACCGTGACAGTGTTGCTTTAAACTGCAAACTATACTTTACTAGTGAGATACCGTTTCGCGGACGCGTATTAATACCTCTTACATATATCTTCATAATATCTCTTACTATATATCCTAGTATTATGAACTTCTGATCTTGCATATGTGCTATGTCGAACGGtaaaagcattaaaaatttgGCTAGTATAGGTTTTAATTGTGTTATTGGCTAGTTTTCCCGTTTAGAGAAAGAAAGTTACATTGTATTTACAAATTTTCAACACAATATTATATTCTCTTTAAAATCTCAGCCTCAGGTTTATGCttaaaatattctcaaaatttCGCAAATTTTAGCCTCGATATTACGTTAAAATAAGATGTTCATTTATCCTTTGATTCTGGTTCGGCAGCCTCCATGGTTAAGTAAAACTGGCTCTGGGGCTCAGGGCGAAGGCAGCTATTTGTTGCAGGTCTTCCAGTTTGGCTGGGACCACCTTCAAACGAGCAGGATAGAGGCGGCCTGGTGTTTGGTTGGCATCTGTTTGGCACCGgatgtttacctttttccaGGGTTCATCTGTGGAAAACCCATACCTTACCCAAACTTCGTCTGGATGGTGGACCATTTGGGTTTCCCCAGTGATAGGATCTTTCTCCTCTCCCCAACCAAAGTTTAACCAATGCGCGTCGAGGATTTGGACGCGCTTCCCATCCCGGTCCTTCGCTATCAGTTGGTACCTAGCAAGAATATTAATAATGGTTAAGTGatatgaaatataaaaacatccaTATGAGTCCTATTCTACAAGGTTTCCAAAGTTCATTGCGGCTTCATGGTTTTAAAAACAAGCATTGCGtgccttatttttatttagcttACTTTAAATCCAGGAAATAGATGATATGTTCAAAAAATTTTAGTGGAAATATCCGGAGAATTAAGTAATGATTTTCTTGTAGCACACCGCGAATATCGCACCCTTGAACTTttccccccctctccccccttaTCTTTATAAGGCTTAGGTGCAAAAACAAGCTATTACCGGGATTTTTTACTGTAGGCCACTCTAAAATGCTCTATAACTTGAACATACATATTGACCCAATAAAACGGGGGTGCATATCTGGTGACCTCATACCAGAAACGCACGTCGATTACTATCTGATTGATTGTCTATGTACCTGGATTCCAAGAAGGACCTCCGGTCTTTGAAGTCAGGCTGCCTCATTTCGCGTACCATGAACGGTTTCACTGTATTTGCCTCTCTGACGACTTTACACCAGTCCTCTGGTAAGTACACCACCgcacttttctttctcttcttgaTCTGGATAAAGTCTGTGTCATTTTGAAGGAACGTGTGGCCCCTCACGAGGTACTTGTGGTTAAGTACCTCGTAAATGCCCGTGCGGTGTAGCTTGGCATAGAGGGCAACTATTGTCTTGTTTCTGTTCTGACCCGAACAGCCATCAGAGTAGCTTACGAGCGACCTATTAAGACAGAATAAAATGGTGTTATATGAGACCTGTATCTAACAATGACTGGGGACTAGGTGAATTTGTTCGCGAAATTGAGGGTTCACCTTGTCGGAAACCTCGATATAACGGGAAAACTACACTTATCATACTTGGCTCGCTGCTTAGA
The sequence above is a segment of the Pocillopora verrucosa isolate sample1 chromosome 5, ASM3666991v2, whole genome shotgun sequence genome. Coding sequences within it:
- the LOC136276781 gene encoding uncharacterized protein; translated protein: MPQEFAQYVITRVISDCTKVFGQHASAMLAQSETWSEYEHHNTWKLLVRVTPNGQVSFPSDLWGGQVSDKQITKESRALDLFDNVMVDIGLDISKIVPDGMTVNMPPFLAGQEQMTAAETKETMSITSAHVQVERAIGRIALIRTYHILDGTLPNTLSPYPTHIAVVCGLLTNFFPPLLEPAKEPLCVLVSESNLFLVSVTWECHI